One Parageobacillus sp. KH3-4 genomic region harbors:
- a CDS encoding ROK family glucokinase: MAEKWLVGIDLGGTTIKMAFLTADGDIVHKWEIDTDLSNKGENIVKHIAQSLEDTLRRLGESKERLLAIGIGAPGSVHKETGMLYEAVNLGWKNYPLKERLERETSLPVAVDNDANIAALGEMWKGAGNGARDLICVTLGTGVGGGVIANGQIVHGVNGAGGEIGHMTMIPKGGAPCNCGKTGCLETIASARGIVRIAKEKLSRWNKPTLLRSETVTAKAVFDAAKANDELALEVVDEVMFYLGLALANAANVSNPEKIVIGGGVSKAGDILVERVGAYFRRFAFPRVAEGATIVLATLGNDAGVIGGAWLAKASLHI, from the coding sequence ATTTAGGCGGAACGACGATTAAAATGGCGTTTTTGACTGCAGATGGTGATATTGTACATAAATGGGAAATCGATACAGATCTTTCAAACAAAGGGGAGAACATCGTCAAACATATAGCGCAATCGCTAGAGGACACATTGCGTCGCCTAGGAGAAAGCAAAGAGCGGCTTTTGGCGATCGGGATTGGCGCGCCAGGTTCGGTGCATAAGGAAACAGGGATGCTTTATGAAGCGGTAAATTTAGGATGGAAGAATTATCCTCTCAAAGAACGGCTAGAGCGGGAAACATCGCTCCCTGTGGCGGTAGATAATGACGCGAATATTGCCGCGCTTGGAGAAATGTGGAAAGGGGCTGGCAATGGCGCGCGCGATCTTATTTGCGTCACGCTTGGCACTGGTGTCGGCGGCGGAGTAATTGCCAATGGCCAAATTGTGCACGGCGTCAACGGCGCTGGTGGAGAAATTGGCCACATGACAATGATTCCAAAAGGCGGCGCGCCGTGCAATTGCGGCAAAACCGGCTGTTTGGAAACAATTGCTTCTGCGAGGGGGATTGTGAGAATCGCGAAAGAAAAATTATCACGATGGAACAAGCCGACTTTGCTTCGCAGCGAAACTGTAACCGCCAAAGCGGTATTTGATGCAGCGAAAGCGAACGACGAACTGGCGCTCGAAGTGGTGGATGAAGTAATGTTCTACCTAGGATTAGCGTTGGCGAACGCGGCGAACGTGTCCAATCCGGAAAAAATCGTGATTGGCGGCGGTGTGTCAAAAGCAGGCGATATATTGGTGGAACGCGTCGGCGCTTATTTCCGCCGTTTTGCGTTTCCGCGCGTTGCAGAAGGAGCGACGATTGTGCTGGCGACGCTTGGCAACGACGCGGGAGTGATCGGCGGCGCGTGGTTGGCGAAAGCGTCGCTGCATATTTGA